The genomic DNA GCAGGTAATGATCTAATCTCGAACAAATATCATCTATTTCAGTCCAAATCAGAATTtcgttcatcatcgttcttcAGCATTATCAGTATCACCAAAGACCGTGACTAAATGTCTCACCTTGATTGACTTAGCTtaaatgcatatatacaaaaAATGTCCCCAACTCGTTAGAAATTCAAATACTGTTTGAACCAGTATATCTAAAATCTATGTTCACATGTGATCGCCTAATAGCTTACACCATGTAAAGCTTGTTGTtccttcgtcatcatcggTGTGGTAGATACCGATTCTGAATCTTCGAATGATCTCTGACCTCTCAGACCCCATCTACCCAACATCGCTTTATCCTCGTCCCATCCTGAACATGGAGTGGTGAGCATTCGTTCTCCGGTAAAAATCGCGTTGGCTCCTGCCATGAATGCCTGTGAGAGTGATCATCAGTTGGCCTTTTAatgtgatgatgtgagaAATCTTGCATGGTGAGGTATGCTCATCGATGATTTTTGAAACTCACCATAGCCTGTTCGGTCTCTGAGAAGGTGTGTCGTCCGGCAGCCAACCTGATAATAGTCCGGGGTAAAACTATACGGGCAGTAGCGATGGTTCGGAGGACAGTGTGGACTCCGACAGGCtatcacatatcatcagctaacCGCCCAAGCCCTTCCTTCATGCGTTAGCTCACGTCATTCTTTTCCAATGGAGTACCTTCGATAGGAACAAGCGTATTAACAGGGAACGATTCGGGGTGTTGTGGTAATCTAACGTAAGATTCTTGGTCAACTGGATGCTGGAAACGTCGGCTCTGCagcaactcacctcgaaacCTCATGGATCAATCCCACTCTATCTTCGTCCTGTTCTCCCAAACCCAAAATACCACCTGAACAAACGGAGATACCAGCTTCTCGCACTGCTTCGATAGTAGCCAATCGATCATCGTATGTACGGGATGTAATGACCTAATTTATTGACATGCGTTGTCAGCTCGATATGAGGACACGTAGATACGATTTGTAGCTCACCTCTGGGTAGAATTCTCTAGAAGTGTCGAGGTTGTGGTTGTACGCGCTCAAACCAGCTTCTTTCAATCGTCGAGCTTGGTCTGGCGAGAGCATACCTAGTGTGGTACATACTACAAATCCGAACAACATCTGTCAATACACCTTGCTCTGCTTTGTCACGAATATGATTGGGGTAGTAGACCGAATCGTGTTGCCAATGATctggactcaccttccatacccatCCCTCTAACCTCGCTGACCATCTTCAAGATCTTCTCGAAACCACTCTTCTTACCCGCCAAATCCCTCCAGGCAGCGCCCATACAGAATCTCGTTGAACCATTCTCCTTAGCTTCCCTAGCAGCTTTCAACACAGGTTCAATATCGATTAACCTTGATGCTTTTGTTGGGGTTTTGTAGGATGATGACTGAGAGCAGTATTTACAGTCTTCTGTACATCCACCGGCTGAACATACGTATAAACGGATCAGTAAGATCAAGGAAAAGGCGTTCCGATGCTGTCCGGACAGGTGACCACTCACTCTTGATGTTCATCAAAGTACATAATTGGATCCTCGAAGCATCCTGATGCATCCTATGGACAGTTGCCTATTCCCCTTTGATCAGCTCCCATCGTCTGTGTGCTTCAGCTGAAAAAGAGAACGTACAGCTCTGTAGATGGTTTCCATCAAAGGCGCATCGAAGATTTTCTGGATCTCTGATCTCCTCCAATCATGTCTGACATCCCCATCAACGTATCTTGGCCTAGCTTGAGACGAGGTGTTGGCAGTGGGGTTGGGAGGGAGGTAAGGTGGATCGACGGCCACTGCGTGCCCTCTTGTACCCCTCACCAAAGGTGCAATTAGGGTCGGTCGAAGTGCTTTGCTAGCTAAGGCTGGCATGTTGGTATGATATGGTTTTGATTGGGTATCTTGtaagaatgatgagaagaagaggaggaagaagggaagatatcAGAAGAGGACTTGGGAACAGGAAGTAGGGAAGTTGGGCGGAATACCTCAATCTATGGGTGTCACTTCGTTTATTTGGGGAGGAGATGGTGGAATTACAAATCCAATTAACGGCAGTAAATTGCACCGATTAGAGAAACCCCATGTTTTCCTAATGAGCGATTACAAACCCACCTTATCTCTTGATCGGGTATACAGTTGCCCTGAACAACCAACCGGTGACACACGCTCTAACCAATTCCGAAGCTCCCTTTTCACCTCACCCTCATGGCATCGATCActttctcatccctcacTCCTCGTCCTCGGACCGGTTGGACCAACAGAAACCAACGGGACTCCGACGATCCCCCGCTTCCATATATGTTATCCACTTAGGCATATCTAATCTACATATTATCGAATATATCCGCTTTGCCTTGGACAAGACGGATGCAGGGTACGAGTCACGATGTCAAAAGAATTCACGACTTGCTCCAAACAGGATCTACATTACTTACCCTCGGACCAGCCCGTGTTCAGCTGTAAAGGATGTTCATGTGTTATTGCTTTACAGGATGAATTGTGTTCGAAGGGGTTCACAGGTGGATCAGGCAAAGCTTTGTAAGTTTATGGCATCCATCCTCTCAGGGCATCCAATTAACTGATGATGGGGATCGTTCGTGACCAGTCTGATCAATTCTACTATTAACACGAGTTTaggtaagaaggaagaacgtAAATTGATGTGAGCTATCATactccattccattccattccattaGAGTGATACTGGACTGAAGCCAGTTTCGTCGTGTATAGTACCGGTACACATACATGTGCCGATCTCCTCTGCGCATCATGTGGTGCGTCATTGGGATGGAAATACCTCAAGACGCCTACGGCGGAACAGAAATATAAAGAGAACAGGTTTATATTGGAACAAGCCAAGATAGTGAAAGAGAACAATTGGTAATATGAGGCGTATTATCTTATTGTTGTCCTCTATTTGAGATAGATCCGTTGTGAGTTGTATCTTATATCCATTATGTCTGTTGTCATCGGCTTTTTGTGCTTCTGTACTGTTCATGtatctctttccatctttcgctGTGATCGAATCATCCTTTGGCAATCCCAAAAACGACGCGCTGACCACCTAACACCAATCGATCGGAGCCGTTATGCAACTgaccaatccttcttctttcttgttcttctttctcttcaatcgtACTCATCCTACCAAATGATGACATGTCATAACACAACTATACTGTGATCCAGCCTCAATTCATCTTGCCGCCGCACAATGAAACGTCCTCGTGAGacctccccctcctcttcccatcgaCCACATACCCGTCCTCGGTTGACCGGATCCAACTTGGAACCTGTCAATACAAATGCACCACGTCGATTCCCTCATTCTGCTCCTGTACCAATCAGGGGATATTCGACTTTCcatgcatcatcattcgaGTCTCGATCCCTTCAAGATCTGCAGGACGACGAACTTTCCGCACCAGGTCGTATTGAAAATGAAAATCCTCATTACGATAGTATCCCAAACCCACTAACCGGGCAAGATTTTCCTTCGGATCATCAAGTCGACATTTCAACTCCGGAATTGACTCATTCGCCCACACCTCCCGCTGACAATGAACCATTTCCTGCGTACATCGTAGTAGATAGACACTCCCTTCGACCTCTGCTCGGTTGGACAACTTACAAACGTCTCAATCGGTCAACGGGGTTATTCGAAGATCATCTAGTCGGTGTCAGTGAAACGAATGTACAAGTGATGGGATTGATACCTCAAGCGTTTAATGGGATGGACGAGATGAAAACTGCTCTATGGAGTATATTCAGACCTTGTGGGAAGATTGTGAGTTTCACCTCAATCGTATCCCAGAATATCCTAAATGTTCCTTCAGGTGTGTTCGAAAAAGAGTACTGATGTATGATCGGATTGGATGTATAGCTCTCGATCATTGTTTTCAAAGAATTCGAATACCACTCTTTATATACTGCTCAGATAGATTTCGAAAATCGTGGAAGTGCCTTGAGAGGTCTGCGAGTGGTAAGTTGCTTAGATAGATTGTTGGGcaatgagctgacgttatgCTGGGTGTTTATTGTAGAACAACGGTTATTTTCATAATTTCACTTGGCATCCACTCAAGATCTCCAGAAGAGCTTATAATCATTCTTtatgggtgagtcatttGCTTCAGCTGTTCTCAGCTCGAACAAAGATACAGTAGTAGACTAATGAAGAAAAAGTAGGGAATCGTCAAATCATCAGAATTGTCCGAACTCCAAACACGTCTCTTAAATTCGAATAAGAGGAATATCCAATTCCCACTTGAACTCGAAACTATATATGGTGATCAGTTCTTCACCAACTTCGATCTACCGATGGCACCGTTGCATCTCGAGAATTATCGATCGTTTGAGGATTTAGGCGAGGAATATCGACCCTCTTTGATCGCACTTGACAAAAACGAACAACGGCAGGAACATGAAATTgcctctttccctctgagTTCCAAGCGCACTGAGATACATCGAAGATTATCAGTGGAGAGGAATAGGATGAAGGAACATGTTCATCCTGAACTGGTAGGGTTGGTAGGGTATAATTGGCAAACTGGCAAATTGGATCCGCTGGAGGTACAGcaagaggaggacgaggaagatggggGCTGTGAGGAAGATGCagggatggagatggatgagaatatgGAGCATGGGactggagaaggagaaggagaagatggatggatggaacTTGTCATGGATCCTTGGGATGAACGAATGTAGAATGGTATAGTATGGTCAGGTTATTACTGGCTGGGATAAATTAATCTTTTGGTACAtttctctttcgctttctctCCAAAACTCATTCTTCCTCCGGTATCTTTTATGATCATCGTAGTGTATTTAAATGATCAGTCCATCAGCACAAAACTCTCAAGACCAGCAGGAAACTCCTCTTCTTATGCTTAGTAATTCGTTGATAGTTCAAATCTCGAGATACAATATGTTAGTAAAGTATGAATCTGCTCCAAGTCACGCACGTCACTCTTTTCTGCATAGAGATATGTGACTGTAATTAGATAAAAGCAGCACTGCaagtatgatgattgaaTGTTCGAAATGTCCATGCATCACTTCTTTTTGATTGTTTCTCTTATCCTCTGCTATCTATATACAGTATCGAAAATACGATAATACAACTCAAGAGAAAAATAATTCAATCTTGTATAGTTTATTTGATTCTTATAAACATGTCTCGACGATCTAACATGATGGAAATTTATTTTTAAATTACCACTCAATCTCCTCTGGGAAGTATTTCTTGATCAGGCATTGATAATATTCCTTCAACTCATCTACGTTTGGTGGAGCATCAGATTTTGAGTAGAGATCGTACGCTACGAAACAAATCGGTAAAATCAGATACTAATCTCATGACATACCATACAGTTGACGGATATTACTCACGATTGAATGCTCTGACAGCTTTCAGAGCTTGTTCGTCCTCTTCTACCATGAGATGCCTGTAGGCGTTTGATCCTGCTCGATGCCAAGGGTAGAACGAGTGATATCTACGCAGATGGGACCAAGACAGATCAGCACCATAGTGGGAAGAAAAGGTACGAGATGGCAttaaactcacctgatcatccatAAACCTTCTTTGGGCAAGTTCGATTGGGTTTTGCAAATGTGATAGAGGTACTACAACAAAGCAAAGGTTAAATATCAGTATTAAACTCCCGTTCAATTTTCACCGAGCTTTCGGTCATAGTCGCTCACCTCATCATGTCCAAAACTGATCATGACATTCTCCAATCCACAATGTTCCTCGTAGATACCCAAATCCGTTTGTAATTTCTCGTTGTAATAATCTGGGTTTTCCTTGAAACTCTCAGGACCGTAGATGATCTCGTCGACGTATTTACATCCTACTACGAATGTATCGCCTACTACATCCCATTGACCGTCTGCACCGAAGAAACAAAGTAATTTGCCTAAACATCGATACCATATATATTAGTCAATTGGTCGATTGGTCTAAAAGTGGCGGGTCTCGTCTGGAAAATCGTACTCACCCAAATCATGTATCAGACAAGTCAATTGCATCCACTCTGGCTTGCCATCCTTCCTTGCTGCCTCTGCTGCCTGCAAGGCATGGACGATCTGAGGGACAGAAGTGTCGGGATCGGACTCGTCCACTAGTGTGTTGAGTAATTCGAGTGCTTCCCATACGCCCTATTTGCAGCAATACCAGTACGATGCATCGTTGATTGAgcgtgatgatgatcactcaccattcgTGCTCTAGTAGTCTCTCTGAATTCTTTTCGCATGCGTAAATTGTATTTCAATGTTTGTTTAGTGTGTTGTTCCTGTTGAATCAGACCCACGAATCAGTATGATTCTTCTATGGAAAGTGGCGTTGAGGTCTTTTAAAACTGTTATTGTAAACTCACTGCATAAAAGTTTTTTACTCTGTCACAAGCATTTTCATATTGTCTGAAAACCGATTTATCCTTCTCGCTATCGAATTTACTGTCACCTTCAAAATCGTTATCGTCCTGCTGACTCTTTTCGGTTTGGGCTTTAGCATTTTGTTTAAGTTTGAGCAAGTTGACTTCatcaatttgatctgatACCTCGTCCATAGCCTTGGCTCGGGTCTTGATGTAGTCGGTTATCTCTGGAGCGTGTACCATTTTGTGAATTTATATGCTTCTAGAATTTTTTGTTACTGAGTAAGTAGATGTATTTGATTGCTAGAATGATTTGAGAATGGTTTGAAGTGAGTTGTGGGGTAAAACGTAACCTGGTATCTCGcatgtttatatatcttctccttccatgCTGAAAAGGCGTTGGAGCTGAAGTAACATCAAAGAAAATCTTTGTACAGCTCAATCGCTCAATCCTCGCCGGACCGGGACCGGACTTTGAGAATTgacaagcatcatcatcacgatCAAAACAGGAGAGGGGAGGAATGTCGATCATACCCCAGAGATACAGCGAGGTCCGATGACGGATAATCCCATAAATGGATTTTACGTATTTCGCCAATTCCCATTTATGGAGCAGAGGGAAACCCTGGAAGGGGAGGGGCAAACGAATCTCATTTTGCACAAGTTACTGGATGAACGGTTAAACCTCTGTTCCGATGTCGGAATGAAAAATGCCGGGATCGGATGACACGTGTTTAAGCGATGCTCGTCATACTCGATTGGAATGAAAAACTGACCTTGAAACGATATGTTATTGGATGGACTGTTCATATTCGCGGATCATCAATGCAGCTGAACGGAGAAGAGGTCTGTTCCAGCTGAATGCTTGATTGCGCGGCGCAGGTCAAAGGAGTTCAGATGTCGTCATACGTTCAGATCACGAAAACAGCAACACCCCTTGTtttctcaacttcctccttgtgtgaagatgtgaagatTGATCCGACCGTTGCAAGAGTTAACCTTGCAAGTCGATCTGCAACGGGGGGAAGTATCGGTTCAAGGTATGAACAGCTCTTTCTACCGCTACGTCGAAGTAGAATTGCAGAATCGAAGATGAAACAACAACCGCTAAGATCACGTGATCTATCTTACACGTGTCTGAGCGTGGTGACGATTCCACTCGATATGATCGGCTCAAGCTCAATACTCACACTCTGTACATCTCACTCACACACAGAATTATGATATACTGAGTCAGAGCATCTTTAAGCTCTGACAATAGCTAAACATGCCCACCGTACCGATCCTATGCTTCAACGACGTCTATAGAGTATCTCAGAAATACAATCCTCAACCCGGTGCACCACCCACGAGCTCATCCGATTCACAACATATCAACGTATCTCAATTCGCCCAGCTGCTCTTTTCCGAGAGAGACAAATGGGCAGATCGATCAGAGacaaaaggaaaggataCACAGCCAgtgaaagatggattggtaTTATTCGCTGGAGATGTATTCAACCCTTCGGTGGAAAGTAGTATATCGAGGGGAAGTCATATGGTCCCGCTGCTTAATGCGCTGGAATTGGATATAGCTTGTGTGGGCAATcatgattttgattttgggtgaGTGAGACTACACAACATAATTATACTACCAAATCTggtcttcttcttattcttgATGCTAAAAGTGATCTTGACATCGTGAATCTCGAATAGGTATCCCCATTTGACCAAGTTGATCGAGTCAACCACCTTCCCCTGGCTCTTATCGAATATCATAGATGAGAAGACCGGTCAAGTACCTGAAACATTAAATAAATACTGGATAACTGAACGATGCGGAGTGAAAATAGGTGTTATTGGCTTGGTCGAGCAGTACGTGTCATTTCTTACTGGATCTTCTCAATTATTGATTAATGGGTTCACAGGGATTGGATCGATACTATTCCTTCATGGCCTAAGACGTTCAGATATCGACCAATGGGAGAGACTGCGTTGGAGCTATCGAGAGAACTTCGTGATCCCAATGGACCGCATCAGGTAGACCTCATCATCGCCCTTACCCACTGTAGGGTGCCCAACGATATCAAATTATGTAATGAGCTCGGAGCTGTGGCTGCCAAGCCAGGCGTTGAAAATGAGCATGGTGTGGATCTATTGATAGGTGGACATGACCATATTTACTATGTAGGTGCCCTTTTCATAAGTGCGGTAGATGATATAGACGAGTGCTAAGCGGATAAGTACAGATCGGTAAAGGTCAGACTTCATGGGAAGGATATTCAGGTCGACATGACGCACCAGGAACGACGGAGGATCAAGGTGTAAGGTGAGCTCATACCATTGTCTTACTTTCTTGAGCTCATAGGGAAATGACTGATGTCTTCGGAGACAGGTTGATCAAATCAGGAACCGACTTCAGAGATCTCACGTCCGCCTCACTCGAATTAACACCTACGAAATCTGGATCGATCCGTAaacatctcatcacttcccTCAAAGGGAAACATCTATACGtattaccttcttcaccatcatcggAATCCTTCGATACGATGGTCAAATCATTGTTGGCCTCTGTATCGGAAGCAATCCAGAAACCTGTTTGTTTCACCTTATCGCCATTTGATGCTAGATCAGAAATCGTTAGGACGCAGGAAAATGGTCTGGGTAATTGGATTGCGGATGTGC from Kwoniella mangroviensis CBS 8507 chromosome 1 map unlocalized Ctg02, whole genome shotgun sequence includes the following:
- a CDS encoding biotin synthase is translated as MPALASKALRPTLIAPLVRGTRGHAVAVDPPYLPPNPTANTSSQARPRYVDGDVRHDWRRSEIQKIFDAPLMETIYRAATVHRMHQDASRIQLCTLMNIKTGGCTEDCKYCSQSSSYKTPTKASRLIDIEPVLKAAREAKENGSTRFCMGAAWRDLAGKKSGFEKILKMVSEVRGMGMEVCTTLGMLSPDQARRLKEAGLSAYNHNLDTSREFYPEVITSRTYDDRLATIEAVREAGISVCSGGILGLGEQDEDRVGLIHEVSRLPQHPESFPVNTLVPIEGTPLEKNDPVGVHTVLRTIATARIVLPRTIIRLAAGRHTFSETEQAMAFMAGANAIFTGERMLTTPCSGWDEDKAMLGRWGLRGQRSFEDSESVSTTPMMTKEQQALHGVSY